A window of Aeromicrobium sp. Root236 contains these coding sequences:
- a CDS encoding oxidoreductase produces MTWSTRDIPDLTGKRAVITGVTGGLGLHTAIGLGRAGADLVVTARDERKAEIALARIADKAPGALAEVVSLDLADLADVRRAAAEVTKTYERVDILVNNAGIMVPPRYSTTADGFELQIGTNHLGHFAWTAALWPVLRDSAARIVSVASLAHTTVGSVDLTTLAPGGTPQRYRRWQSYGQSKLANLLFALELDRRAKAAGLDVVSVGAHPGYAATNITKTGPTSSGLSLPGMGMHQVSRIIAQPAALGAMPLLMAATDPALTGGEYVGPSGFRGLRGKPRIVTPSRAARDEELARDLWSASETAVGATFEV; encoded by the coding sequence ATGACCTGGAGCACCCGCGACATCCCCGACCTCACCGGCAAGCGTGCCGTCATCACGGGCGTCACCGGGGGCCTGGGCCTGCACACCGCGATCGGGCTCGGCCGGGCCGGCGCCGACCTCGTCGTGACGGCCCGCGACGAGCGCAAGGCCGAGATCGCCCTCGCCCGCATCGCCGACAAGGCGCCGGGCGCGCTAGCCGAGGTCGTCTCGCTCGACCTCGCCGACCTCGCCGACGTGCGACGGGCGGCGGCCGAGGTCACCAAGACGTACGAGCGCGTCGACATCCTCGTCAACAACGCCGGCATCATGGTGCCCCCGCGCTACTCGACGACCGCCGACGGGTTCGAGCTCCAGATCGGCACCAACCACCTCGGCCACTTCGCGTGGACCGCGGCCCTGTGGCCGGTCCTGCGCGACAGCGCCGCCCGCATCGTCTCCGTCGCCTCGCTGGCGCACACGACGGTCGGCAGCGTCGACCTCACCACGCTGGCCCCCGGCGGCACACCCCAGCGCTACCGCCGCTGGCAGTCGTACGGCCAGTCCAAGCTGGCCAACCTGCTGTTCGCCCTCGAGCTCGACCGCCGGGCCAAGGCCGCCGGGCTGGACGTCGTGAGCGTCGGCGCCCACCCGGGCTACGCCGCCACGAACATCACGAAGACCGGACCCACCAGCAGCGGGCTCTCACTGCCGGGAATGGGCATGCACCAGGTCAGCCGGATCATCGCGCAACCCGCCGCGCTCGGTGCGATGCCGCTGCTGATGGCGGCGACCGATCCGGCCCTCACCGGTGGCGAGTACGTCGGGCCGTCGGGCTTCCGCGGGCTCCGCGGCAAGCCCAGGATCGTGACGCCGAGCCGGGCCGCGCGGGACGAGGAGCTCGCGCGGGACCTGTGGTCGGCGTCCGAGACGGCGGTCGGCGCGACGTTCGAGGTCTGA
- a CDS encoding GNAT family N-acetyltransferase has protein sequence MTHSDFDTIVHLNQNALEGVGPLDNESLSLLVKMSDQALVAEDSGDIAGFVITLPPGAEYDSSRYRWFEDKLVDDYVYLDRIVVSGDHRRKGVASKLYEEIEGDTPVALEVYETNDVSLAFHESRGFEEVGALTHDGKTNLMLVREPDEA, from the coding sequence ATGACGCACAGCGACTTCGACACCATCGTCCACCTCAACCAGAACGCCCTCGAGGGCGTCGGACCCCTCGACAACGAGAGCCTCTCGCTCCTCGTCAAGATGTCCGACCAGGCGCTCGTCGCCGAGGACTCCGGCGACATCGCCGGCTTCGTCATCACCCTGCCCCCAGGTGCCGAGTACGACTCGAGCCGCTACCGGTGGTTCGAGGACAAGCTCGTCGACGACTACGTCTACCTGGACCGCATCGTCGTGTCCGGTGACCACCGCCGCAAGGGGGTGGCCTCCAAGCTCTACGAGGAGATCGAGGGCGACACTCCCGTCGCGCTCGAGGTCTACGAGACCAACGACGTCTCCCTCGCGTTCCACGAGAGCCGCGGCTTCGAGGAAGTCGGCGCGCTGACGCACGACGGCAAGACCAACCTCATGCTGGTCCGCGAGCCCGACGAGGCCTGA
- a CDS encoding GNAT family N-acetyltransferase — protein sequence MGSRLDDAVWPVHTDRLVLRRFEAGDVPRIFDYRSQAEVAEWIGGLSTDVDSLAERFGDGSTAVIVEHDGQMIGDLMVKVQDAYAQREVADQAEATEAELGWVFDPAHHGQGLATEAIAALLRICFEELGLRRVVAMCFAANEPSWRVMERLGMRREAHNVKDSLHRDHGWQDGYAYALLAEEWRAQAL from the coding sequence ATGGGTTCCCGACTTGATGACGCCGTCTGGCCAGTGCACACCGACCGACTCGTGCTCCGTCGCTTCGAGGCCGGCGACGTGCCGCGGATCTTCGACTACCGCTCGCAGGCGGAGGTCGCCGAGTGGATCGGCGGACTCTCGACGGACGTCGACTCGCTCGCCGAGCGCTTCGGCGACGGCTCGACGGCCGTGATCGTCGAGCACGACGGGCAGATGATCGGCGACCTGATGGTCAAGGTCCAGGACGCGTACGCGCAGCGAGAAGTGGCTGATCAGGCCGAGGCCACCGAGGCCGAGCTCGGCTGGGTGTTCGACCCTGCGCACCACGGGCAAGGGCTGGCGACCGAGGCGATCGCCGCCCTCCTGCGGATCTGCTTCGAGGAGCTCGGGCTGCGTCGGGTCGTGGCGATGTGCTTCGCGGCCAACGAGCCGTCGTGGCGCGTGATGGAGCGGCTCGGCATGCGCCGCGAGGCCCACAACGTCAAGGACTCCCTGCACCGCGACCACGGCTGGCAGGACGGATACGCGTATGCGCTCCTCGCCGAGGAGTGGCGCGCTCAGGCGTTGTAG